A window from Zingiber officinale cultivar Zhangliang chromosome 7A, Zo_v1.1, whole genome shotgun sequence encodes these proteins:
- the LOC121999604 gene encoding glycine--tRNA ligase, chloroplastic/mitochondrial 2-like, translating into MCCNLAWQCAQLWLKTREALGHPLGFSKENDLLFQNLPNSQLQKVLERPGAFVLEIGTEEMPPHDVVEASNQLRSLTVEYLKKRRLSCGEVSSYGTPRRLVTEDGPLVLSKLQFAGCVKNQYYTQTQYDEVRIEWSEFVYSYLK; encoded by the exons ATGTGTTGCAATCTTGCTTGGCAATGTGCTCAACTTTGGTTGAAGACACGGGAAGCTCTTGGGCACCCATTAGGATTTTCCAAGGAAAATGATCTCTTGTTTCAAAATCTTCCAAATTCCCAATTGCAGAAG GTATTGGAACGTCCTGGAGCATTTGTTCTTGAGATTGGCACTGAAGAGATGCCTCCTCATGATGTAGTTGAAGCAAGTAACCAG CTTAGAAGTCTCACTGTGGAGTACCTGAAAAAAAGAAGACTGAGTTGTGGAGAAGTTTCATCATATGGTACACCACGCCGACTTGTG ACTGAAGATGGCCCCTTGGTTCTTTCTAAATTACAGTTTGCAGGTTGTGTGAAGAACCAGTACTATACGCAGACACAATATGATGAAGTGAGAATTGAATGGAGTGAATTTGTGTACTCGTATTTGAAGTGA